gttttgagcctaattagtccatgtttgaatactatttgccaaataaaaacgaacgtgctacagtaactccaaaatccaaattcctccaaCTAAACAAAAGCTTACTTCGTTAGTATTTTTTAGcgatagaataatatttttctcccaTAAAAAATCACCATCAACGGCAGTATCAACCAAATTTCGGCCAAACGAATAGAGCCAAAACCATAATCCCTCGCGGCACCACCGAACACCGATCCTGTCCAACAGGCCGGCCGGCAAACGAGCAAGAATTCAAGGACGGAATTGCGACGGCACACCCCCCCAGCCACCACCACACATGCATGACACGGTGGTGCTAAACAACCACAGCAATTATTCGTCGCTTGTTTGTTAGTCTACCCTCTTAATGCACCAAGTTTTCTTCACTTAGTCCATCCAAAAAAACGTCCCCCGCCGAGATGGCCATCCTAAATACATCCTAAAAATTCTACACACAAAATCAACCACATTCGAATCCATCGCCTAGATCTGTCCTCAATATTCTCTCTTATTATTCATGCACGATCAACAATTAGCATATTTTATATGGTATTCCTCCTCCCCTCCCTGGGTCGCGGAAAAAGAAATATTGACGCGAGAAAAATTGACGCACGAGAAatccgcggccgccgccggcacGTCGACGCTGCTGCGGGGGTGGCGGGAGTTCCGACGGAGCGGCGCGCCGGCGAGGTTCCTCTGCTTTGAGGACGGCAAGTGGGTCGACGTCACCGGGGAGGCGGTGCCGCGGCTGCGGCGGGCGTTCCAGGAGAGGAGGGCGATGGCCGACGCCTCGTGCGGGGGAAAGGCGTACCTGTTCGACTTCCTGCGGATGGTCAGGATCGACGAGGCCACCGGCGAGGAGACCGGGCTGGCGTGGATCGACCACCGCGGGGGCTGCTTCTTCCCGGCGCCCGCCGACTGCGGCGGAGGGAGGAACAAGCGCAAGAGGGACGACGGCGCGCCGGCAGCGGAGGACGAGGCCGAGTCGTCCTTGGGCGTGGACGAGCGCTCAGGGGAGAGCCCCGGGGTGGGGGTGGACGCCAAGAGGAGGAAGGCGTGGGGGAACGCGGCGGCGAGGCTCGAGGAGAACGACAAGTACTACCAGGTCGTCAGCAAGCTGTTCCTCAGCTACGGGATGGCGCAGCGCGGCGCGGCGATCACGGCGGTGCGCAAGATCGCGCACGGCGTGAGGACCACCGCGTTCCAGGAGCAGGCGCGGTTGCTCGCCGACGCGCGCGGAGCCGCCGCCGGAACCGCCAAGTTCGCCTGGTACGGCGCGTCCGCGGACGACGTTGCCGCCGTGGTGGAGCGAGGTTTCGCGAGGAACAACGCGACAAGGCTTGGCGCACGCAAGCACGGCGACGGCGTGCACCTTTCCCCGCCGCAGTGCCCCTACACGAGGTGAGTTCCGTGCTGTTTTGACATCCCAATTCTTGAGATAAATTTCTACTACGCAATTTTGATCGATTCCAGGCATGTAGTTGTAGCATAATAATCTGCCTGGTTGCAAAGATTCTCATTTCTTTTACTTGCATATGAAGTTGCATCGATTCTTCCGGATGAAGTTGTAAGAATTTTGAACATAGTTCCTCTTCTATCTATCTATCCTGCTGATTGGTAAATAGATCATAGAATTGCTTATTCATGCAGTTAAAAGCTTACCATATCAAACTAGAGCAAAGTTCATGTTCCTTTTGCCATATATTCCAGTTGCTTAGTAGCAGTCAGCGTATCTTGCCAAAGCCTTAACCAATTTCTTGTTTGTTCGCCCTTTCCAAGAATATAATTTACAGAGTGTTTACATTTCTTGTCCTTTTGATTGCTTAATCACAAAGACACTGACCTGTCGCTTCGTATTAAAATGAATTTGTTGCTAATTCGAGCATTTCTGCATTTGtataacaaaataaacaaaatatttTTTATGGAAGTATAGCTGTGGAGTATTCGGAGTAACTTCCAGTGAGAACTGGGAAACAACAGCTGGCGTAGGTTGCTAGCAGCAGCTTACCAGTTACCACGGAGTGATCTCTGATCGTTCCAGTTAACTtgtagtatagtgcccgtgctgaCGTTCCTCCGGCCTGCGCCGCGACCCGTTTGGATCAAACATTAATCTCGTTTGGATCTTCTATATTAAACTCCCCGTTCTACACGaattccttttgcttttttcttcgTTTGGATCTTCTATATAAAACTAGAAGGTGCTATTGGGATTTCATCGCCGAACAGAACAATTACTTGATCTCACCGAGCAGAGAAGCGCCTCGACGAGCAGAACAGGTACCTAATCTCGCCGAGCAGAGAAGCTCCTGATCTTGCCGTACAAACCTCACCTTTAAATTCTGATTTCGCCAAGCTGAGCAAGAACCAAATCTTCTTGCGGAGCTGAGCAAGAACCAAATCTTCTTGCCATACACACGATCGACAAGGTTAGCTTCCTTACTATTTGTTCTGATGGCCAGACGCTGCAGCAGGTTATACATACTGCCCCACTATGCATGCCATGTCAGGCTGTCAGCACTACGCGTCCTGTGTCGTGTTTGTCCTGCAGCGATTTCACTTCAGCTTTCGCAGCAAGTTGGTGTGGTGTTGTTCCGTGagattgcttgcattgcataagatGCTACTATTATTGGATTGTTAATTTGCAAGTCAAATTGGATATAATTGGCTCATTGATTTTAGTTTGATAGAGGTCTGCTCGGAAGCTCCATGCTGCTCGGCTGATGGCATCAGCTGGCCTGCTCTCGGCATTGATCAGCACACATAAGAACCGGAATTCTTGTTGAAACCTGAAGGTACATGTTATAGATACCACATCATATGATGAAATAAAGCTCTGATTAGAGCGATAACTAAGCGTTTCCTCTGGAAATTTAGAAGCTCCTAAAACTGATACTGGTCCTCCGGGGAATGAATGAAGTTTAATCTGATTCATTTGGTGGACCAAAGGATTTATTCTGGTTCATTTGGTTGGACAAAGAATTTTGTGTGTTTTTTTCAGCCATCTTGATCATTCAATATTTTTAGTTCTTATAAAAGTGTATCTGCTGCTGCTGTGTATGATTGAGTTCAGACTTGTTGAAGCCTGAAGATACATGTTATAGATAGCACAACATATGATGAAATAAAGCTCTGATTAGAGCGATAACTAAGCGTTTCCTCTGGAAATCTAGATGCTCCTAAAACTGACTGGTCCTCAGGGGCGGAATGAATGAAGTTTAATCTGATTCATTTGGTTGGACCAACGAATTTTGTGTTTTTTTCAGTCAATCTTGATCATTCAATATTTTTTGTTCTTATAAAGTATATCTGCTGCTGCTGTGTATGACTGAGTTCAGATAAGATGATCTTGCTTTCCTCCAACTACACGCTAACAACGTACTGTTTAGCTTCATACTGTTTAGCTTCATCTTCATAGTTCTCAAATCAAAAGCATCGTCGTTGAGACTCACCTGCAACCTTGAGCTATCCATGTCAAATTAATTTGGAGCAACAAGATGCACGTCTGTTCTCCATATATCAAATTAGCCATCACAATTTGCTTCTCATCTTTGGTGAAGGCATATGTGCAGCAACCGGAGAGCAGTAAGCTGAAACTTGCACAACTGGAGCAGGAACTCCAGAAAGCTCACCAGCAGGTAACACTTTCTTAGTTGCATGTATGTTTACTGAGTGCTTGGAAAAGTACCTTTGTGCTGTTATTTTGACTCTCTTTGATATTACTTTCAGGGAATCTTCATTTCGAGCTCTGAAGATCAAACCTATGCCATGAGTGGAAATGGAAATATTTTAATTTGTTATATCTGTGTACCTCTATGTGTTTCTGGATTTAATTAATCTATCTTGATTGAGTGCTATCTTTATCCTTAGAAGTGCATCTGAAATTATAAACTTGTTGCAGGAGTGTTGACTTTTGACACTGAATATGCTAGATGGCTAGAGGACCAAAATAAACAGATAAATGAGTTGAGGACTGCAGTGAATGCTCATGCAAGTGACAGTGATCTACGGCTTATTCTAGATGGCGCAATGGCACATTATGATGTTATGTCTTATGTCATTCGATCATTGAATATCATGACTTACAGCAATCTCTGGATTTTTTGTTCATCGCCTTTATGTTAGGTTATTAAGTTGTGAGAATCTTGTTTTTCAGGGTTTGGATACCCTAACGCCTACCTTGATAGTAAGCAATGGTGTGAAGGTGGTAAGTCATGTTCTGGTAATGTTTTCGGTACTGTGTACAGTGTATTTGGGTTGCGGCCTGTGGGTTGTAGCAGTGCTTTTTTACTAGCTGCAAAGACtgtttctttttttcattttcatgaaTAAAAAATCTATTTTTCTAAGCTCCAAACCTGAGATCACGCCTTTTTTACGTACCACCGGTCTGCTTTTATTGCCACTCTTCAAGATCAAATGAATTATTTGTTTGAGTTCAATTGTTGGTGATTATCGAGTACATATTCGTAAAAAAAATTTAACTGTACCTTACGCCTTTGAAAACTTTAACTGGACAAGATGGAAAGATGTATATGGCACCCATAAGTGCTTATATTATTTAACATATTTCAGGTAATTGGCTTACGTTTCCATGAAGAAAGCATATGAATTCAAAACTGATACGAAGAACAGCCATGTGCATGCTGACAGCTCAAATAAAGCGTGCAAAGGACGGTTGCCTATCCATCGATATCTTCATGTGTCCGATGAAATATAAGAAGCTAGGCAGTATAGGATTACGATTTGTATGCATTTCCCATCTACTAATATTCTTAGTAGATATGGTTTCTCACTTTCTCTAAGAATCTTAATGTTTGAATAACAATGTTGACTGGTTTAGCATGATCAAACATCAAACTCCCCCTCCCCCCTGCAAGAAAAATATGTTGGTTTGATTTGTTTTATTGTTTTCACGTGCATTCCTGAAATAAaaccgtggcgttagcacgggcactatactagtaaTATATAAGCGTCACCTCGCTAACATCATGTTTTCATCACCTCAGATTCTGCTAGTATATATACTCCTAGTCACTGTCTCACTCACTTCTTATAATTATGTAAATACAATTCTAGTGCAGTGCAAACTCAAACTATATATATTGAGCGATGTCGATGATCGATGTCGACTGGTTGTCCACATGATCAATCCATCCCACGGTAAAGAGCTAggtcccgtttggcagggctccgacTGCTCCGGCTCATAGCTCTCTTCGAAATTGTGTCGCTATATATGGGGTTCAATTATATCCATCCTACTTTAAAATACCAAAATTTTTGTTGAAACTTTGGCGATATTTAAATACATAATTATTATGCAATACCACGCTAAGATTTACGGCTCGAAGATTAATTCGGTGATCACGCCATTTCTTCCGATACGTCTTGGAGAGTTGGAGTTGCACTCCGCATATGCCGTACTTTTTGGACACACCTTGATTCGGACTTGGTACTGTCGATCATAGATGCTCCTAATTCTAACTTGTGCAGTCGCAAATAGTTAGTCTAGGTCACATtatttatttggcactgaaacaaaccagtgtttcgtatttggcactcgaaaatttgaactttcttatctggcatcaagttgaaatttcctttcgTAAATGGCACTACCGTCCGTTTTCATCGGTCATCTGTTAGTTGACTGGTTCGACCGTGTCAGTTTTTTCTCCGTATGTCCAATGTATCCGTCTGCTAGATACGAAACCTGAAATTTGGCCGAGCCCCCATAATCCCAGATCCCGGACCTTCTTCCCCGGCTCTGTGCCACTGTGCGAGGCTCTCCTCCGCCGCGGCGCGCCGCGCCTCGTACAGGCGCTCGTGCACGGACCTCCTCCTGCCGCCGCGGTGCCCCGGCGCCCCGCCCCTCCCCTTCGCGGGTGACGGAGACGGAGATGGTGACGATGCGCTTGGCTTCGCCGCCGCGGTTGGCGCAGTTGGAGCAGCGTGGTGGGAATGCTGCTGCAGGTGGTGGGTGGTCTTGCCGCCGTCCGACGTGCTGTGGTGGAGCAGGTCCTTGAGGAACCCGCCCCAGCGGCGGGATCCCcgggaggatgaggacgacgtggtggaagcagaggaggcggtggacgaggacgacgacgagcgcGACGCCGCGGGGGTCGCCGCCGCTGGATGCTGCGCCTCGTCGGCGGACTCGGCCTCCGGCACGGGTTGTGCAGGCGCGTGCGACGCGGTCCGCCGGTGTGTGCGGAACGGGGACATCGAGCGCGCCTTCCGGCGCAGGGAGCGGCTCCGGACGCGGCCGCGGTCGTCggcagcctcctcctccaccagctcGGCGTCAGCGCGCCGCGCGTCCGCGGCGGCGTGGGGGAAGTCCAGCAGCAAGGCCGGGTCCGGGTGCGGCTGCAGCAGCGCGGCGGACGGGGCGGATCTGGCTGTTGTGGAAGAGCTCGTCGGTGGAGGACATGGCGGTGGCGGAGGGCGACGGGAAGCGCGAGGAGAAGTCGAAGTCGAAGTCGAGGACGCCGGGGATGGtgtccttgccgccgccgccggggctgGTCGGCGCGCTAAAGAAGAAGTGGGACGGGGACGGGTACGGGTCCCGGTCACGGGTGGGGCTGGACGGCGCGCTGACGAAGGGCGTGGAGCAGGCGTGCTCATGTAGGCCATGCTCACCTTCgcacggccatggcggagcggagCTCCAGGCGCGCGTGCTCGCCGTTGCCATGGCCAGCCGGGGGCgaggccgaccaccatctacgcGACAGTAGCGCCCCCGACCCCTGCGCGCAAGACCGGCGGCGGCTCGACAGCTCGCTCACGCGCTTGCCCGGCAGCAGCGTGGCGGCCTGCTAGCGCgcgctcgccggccatggcgcgctGCCTTCTCGTCGGCGCCGTccatacgaaaatacttgaaTTTCCCTATTTGGCATCGTGGGTTTCTACTGTAAACAAGGGTATTCGTGTCTTTTTGCCAGCCACTTAACACCGTTACTGTcctaaatggacggcagtgccatttacgaaaggaaatttcaacttgatgtcagataagaaagttcaaatttttgagtgccaaatacgaaacactggtttgtttcagtgccaaataaataattccCCCTTTACTTTAATACTAGATTCTGATGTAGAtttaatatataaaaaaaagattAAAAACACACCGTCATGAACGTGCTACAACTGTTCAAATCGTCCCTAGAGAATTCAAGTCGAATAAAGCTGAAACTGAAAGTAATAAATCCGGATGTATATACGGAATACTACTACTTGAACAAACATCTGCCATACAGTGCTACTACCAttgctctgttcgcttggctgataaacaTGGCTAAAAATattattgactgatttgttgtgagagaaaaatattattaattAGTTGAAAAAGTATgatttataagccaaacgaacagagcaTATAGGGCCCGGTCGGCTGGTGTGAAAAATGCATTGTTCATGCTAAAAAACAATGTTTTGACTGaaatattgtgaaagaaaaatactgttccggctaaaaaaaagaagccgaacaagccggcttcTTGATCAGCCGAACGGCTCCATAGTAGTCCGTGTTTCCCCTTCTCTCTACACGACTGTCGACTACACCACCAAACATGTCGGTGGCCGAGAGTAGTCAGAAACCAAATAATTGAGGGCTTTTTGGATCTACGCCATTACAAATTTTAAAGTCTGGAGATACGTCAATACAATCCGTCTATTTCGAGAACTACCATTGCAATTCCATCTCTCCCTCATCCATGCCATTTTCTATGCCTTCAATGTACATGAGCCCATTGTCAGACTAGTATATGTACAGAAACGTGTATGGACGTTAAGTCCCGGTTTCTCCGTTAGAAGGAGTTGCCGTCGCTCTGCGTCGCCGCCGTCGCGCGAGCTCCACCTCACGTGGTGCCCACCGCGGACGAGAGCCGCTCCGCTCGTGCGCAGGCTGC
This DNA window, taken from Miscanthus floridulus cultivar M001 chromosome 13, ASM1932011v1, whole genome shotgun sequence, encodes the following:
- the LOC136500790 gene encoding inactive poly [ADP-ribose] polymerase RCD1-like isoform X3 → MHDQQLAYFIWYSSSPPWVAEKEILTREKLTHEKSAAAAGTSTLLRGWREFRRSGAPARFLCFEDGKWVDVTGEAVPRLRRAFQERRAMADASCGGKAYLFDFLRMVRIDEATGEETGLAWIDHRGGCFFPAPADCGGGRNKRKRDDGAPAAEDEAESSLGVDERSGESPGVGVDAKRRKAWGNAAARLEENDKYYQVVSKLFLSYGMAQRGAAITAVRKIAHGVRTTAFQEQARLLADARGAAAGTAKFAWYGASADDVAAVVERGFARNNATRLGARKHGDGVHLSPPQCPYTRGLLGSSMLLG
- the LOC136500790 gene encoding inactive poly [ADP-ribose] polymerase RCD1-like isoform X4 codes for the protein MHDQQLAYFIWYSSSPPWVAEKEILTREKLTHEKSAAAAGTSTLLRGWREFRRSGAPARFLCFEDGKWVDVTGEAVPRLRRAFQERRAMADASCGGKAYLFDFLRMVRIDEATGEETGLAWIDHRGGCFFPAPADCGGGRNKRKRDDGAPAAEDEAESSLGVDERSGESPGVGVDAKRRKAWGNAAARLEENDKYYQVVSKLFLSYGMAQRGAAITAVRKIAHGVRTTAFQEQARLLADARGAAAGTAKFAWYGASADDVAAVVERGFARNNATRLGARKHGDGVHLSPPQCPYTR
- the LOC136500790 gene encoding inactive poly [ADP-ribose] polymerase RCD1-like isoform X2; protein product: MHDQQLAYFIWYSSSPPWVAEKEILTREKLTHEKSAAAAGTSTLLRGWREFRRSGAPARFLCFEDGKWVDVTGEAVPRLRRAFQERRAMADASCGGKAYLFDFLRMVRIDEATGEETGLAWIDHRGGCFFPAPADCGGGRNKRKRDDGAPAAEDEAESSLGVDERSGESPGVGVDAKRRKAWGNAAARLEENDKYYQVVSKLFLSYGMAQRGAAITAVRKIAHGVRTTAFQEQARLLADARGAAAGTAKFAWYGASADDVAAVVERGFARNNATRLGARKHGDGVHLSPPQCPYTRHMCSNRRAVS
- the LOC136500790 gene encoding inactive poly [ADP-ribose] polymerase RCD1-like isoform X1 codes for the protein MHDQQLAYFIWYSSSPPWVAEKEILTREKLTHEKSAAAAGTSTLLRGWREFRRSGAPARFLCFEDGKWVDVTGEAVPRLRRAFQERRAMADASCGGKAYLFDFLRMVRIDEATGEETGLAWIDHRGGCFFPAPADCGGGRNKRKRDDGAPAAEDEAESSLGVDERSGESPGVGVDAKRRKAWGNAAARLEENDKYYQVVSKLFLSYGMAQRGAAITAVRKIAHGVRTTAFQEQARLLADARGAAAGTAKFAWYGASADDVAAVVERGFARNNATRLGARKHGDGVHLSPPQCPYTSLIEVCSEAPCCSADGISWPALGIDQHT